From the Entomomonas sp. E2T0 genome, one window contains:
- a CDS encoding autotransporter-associated beta strand repeat-containing protein: MNRIFHVVWNHTHSTDVAESETKKWHMKSWGRTASLAMASTLIITGAFADDVEWSTAYPSYLFPGSINYDQITETGIAFTIDGDTSKANHYAAGTTLNITGPIPVITPGSNGTTTSILVRDALSDSAGTNADPGRITTIYATDSNGNTTPITSANIDQFSYSTNPSIPQQNQELNVVVPGLEGGYSVVKVYDSSTFSSPGTSLVGDLSLSVYDPNSFRIYNNFGIAKVTSVGGTANINIGADTESSTPIAAAANTIDLLAKNSTLARAEGTGSAKSNVNWISDNYINFAPAVVLPTEEKSQQAVSSHYSDSITLPNYIKVGNFVIRNPLQPTITFTINSAQDISKVNDFLLGQGDYSGRTGQVQLWLTGKVTLPDYNSAVIDSTAIAQGVYDSIIQGLLATEEQNRVNLTYYVWDDKGVHINNATLATGDLNVIYATGANATGTVTSQGSLAVNGASAVMRGDSGATLTNDGNINIWRSSSSSPMAIGMQVTDSTATNNGVINAGLFLEKDGSNQNVNNQGSIGILATGSSTVNNNGYINVALTDGNTTNTIGIQAQGSTVASNSGTIAVVGNSNNANGSATGYGVSVFDDATFTNQTSGQIYVGSKPITSSSGYNPDVMVGGTKQSAGIFATGTGQVVNNGTITLGENTRNAVGMLVDGATGQVTNNGTINVLGKLVNGTAAPNYGLSVIDTNNVTNNGTINVSGDNNIAINVQAQNAAATVESTNTGKIVVGAAGDAGGSDNNPYTYRNYGVFAEGLGGNLATANVNSTIELQSAGAIGVHARGDATINVGPDSTLTFNNINQIGYYAYGQNSQINLSNATLNDNGQLGSILFLVDHGATFDGDSGTSAGAYDLTVTGTGSIGVFANGFDNGVDGSGGTADDVLTTLNTGDATITVAGDKAVGVKVTGGAQGTINNGGIILAHDNTTGVVVDGRTYTIDGKIGTADNALDTKVVSNAETITTDSQSGIVGYDVSYKGQVTLNGNGTNGINLSGTDNIGLYLHNGGIGINNAPLNVSGTDNIGVYIKDQGTLTNTGDITVSGATGSGNVGVKVQGAGAIVTQLGNVTANGGLAAVQLIDNGASLTIEGTNNHIVASGGADGIRMDAGASSLTASNTVIDITDSGAGINNNADTSNVDLNNVTINADDGPAIRTAVTFAAEGTGNVLNVSGSGSGFAFMQADGSDTTGNLTIGTGYTINVTGNDGVGILAKTDGNVVSGANITMSSGSGAAIVAQNANTVTNSGNIQTSSDVHSTILADNASNFTNSGTINSSSTLNPEALIKINGSAANRTILNTGTITANSQNSTVIDATGTANNTVTNQGILQAATDTASAILTGSGNDIITLAGTLTRGVIDAGSGTDTFIWNNGVFEGQVDFTGADGNDTAQIGDVDMAKTRHILTEGGSNSTLTLTNTHLWNGNTSGSALIGSLANDDLSVATNIGTGWSQLNVTGSSADVRVVNNLELSGVQKISVADGATLRTGDNTVNADLATINNYDVETSGASSKVIFDGASADQTYSGIISGSGGVERATGGTTTLLADNTWTGDTLIDAGGTLQLGNGGSTGGLSEVTNIIDNGLFVVNRNNTVQLNGAITGTGAFHQIGTGLTRLNGNNAYQGETLVNQGTLIINGDQSAATGATTVASGATLGGNGTIGGDVTFAGNTTLTPGDGGVGTLTINGNLALADTTNVKFELGQAYTPGGPLNDLVDVKGDLVLDGELNVTESAGGAFLPGVYRLFNYGGALTDNGLEISSLPPGNSSIYTIQTILANQVNLVLGFPEDGHKLQYWDGPDVAGHHGATGIEGDGVIDGGDGIWQSNAVGDTNNWTTSNGVGNAPWAQGDFAVFGGEKGTVTISDVNGPVISSGMQFLTDGYVINGETNATYPDGTVPLVIDATTDVIPSVNYAAEGETVADAYYAIRVGAGGAGADVTATINADLVENTNFTDSLKLLKYDPGRLVLRGNNTYSGGTEIYGGTLNVASDNNLGLGGTSILINNNSTLQIGADFDTDRAIFLSETGGGKFDLYGNTFTPSGLIGGEGQLTVMDSTTDGADSTLELNRQNTYQGSTTVTGKDGNGNVVVNANTTGVFGLASSDITINHQGTINFNNDAAAESHNFSLDDGLLNFNNTASAADSVTDAKNGSIINFADTANGGNGLFTLATNTTMNFKDQTNAGNAQIDNTGLVTFADDAQAENGVITNNAGGIVNIAGANNTTTIGSLSGAGNVELGATTLREGTLNRDDTISGIISGNGGSLEKVGTGTLTLTGDNTWTGTTSVEQGVLLVNGNQQTATGDISVAANSSLGGNGTMGGKVTVADDGHIAAGADLNSVGTFTVGGLELSQNSQVDFQFGQPYAVGGSLNDLINVNGDLVLDGKLNITQTPSGSFDVGVYRVFNYTGNLTNNIMEFGDVPGAADDLYIQTSIANQVNLINKAGLELRFWDGTGGSGGVLKNNSVIDGGDGVWQNNLGNDNWTTDETNPEGAINASFSNGSFAVFGGEKGNVTVDNSLGKILISGMQFTTDGYVINDGTITANATDTIIRVGDGTTQGADYTATVNSVIDGTGSVVKTDAGTLILTGTNLYSGGTQVRGGILEVSRDENLGQSGTGITLNGGTLRYGDAFDTSRTVSVVDNGGAIDTNGKNVSLLSSVVGDGQLIKTGDGTLTLTQNSQYTGGTTIAKGNLQLGTGGTTGSIIGDVVNYGVLQVNRSNTLELNGNISGTGQLWQQGTGTTVLSGNNNYSGITLVENGTLLAKGANKLSAASAHAVSQGALLDTGGDNQVVAGLVNQGTINLRGGDIGSALTVKGNYVGLGGVIQLAAQQYSTGIADKLVIDGGTASGNTLLKVDASRLGASTTGDGIVVVEALNGATTTAQTTKDAFTLGAPTIQAGAYQYSLHAADASGLGENWYLRASFRPEVSIFNSIGTTVRQGDLAVLGNLHLRVGDELTSSDDTYVSKDEENNRRFWIRYIHQSNRQRLSDSLGTEANSNMNGMQVGFDLYSNRNWNAGLYTTIMDTDTSISTRSAGSLGDNSALSTYVGGYATWTDDNGFYVDNVLQYGHHRIDLKPKQGSEKYHPNANSYVASVEIGKPFYFGDTSWAVEPQAQLVYQHSDFKDVNLKGYATTRVKIDTDDSVMGRLGLRLTKDMNTDYGKIKPYARVNLWQQLSNGKDTVSFENLASTDGKTIMKTEQRYSTTELAVGATWGITNNVQVYTEMGRSFQNSGHKTKIENDFNGSVGLKIRF, encoded by the coding sequence ATGAACAGAATCTTTCACGTGGTATGGAATCATACCCATAGCACTGATGTGGCTGAATCTGAAACTAAAAAATGGCATATGAAAAGTTGGGGGCGTACTGCATCATTAGCTATGGCCTCAACCTTAATTATCACAGGCGCATTTGCAGATGATGTTGAGTGGTCAACGGCTTATCCGTCTTATTTATTTCCTGGCTCAATAAATTATGATCAGATTACTGAAACAGGTATAGCCTTTACCATTGATGGAGATACAAGCAAAGCTAATCATTATGCAGCGGGAACTACTTTAAATATTACTGGACCTATTCCTGTTATTACCCCCGGCTCTAATGGAACTACCACTTCTATATTAGTACGTGACGCGCTGTCTGACAGTGCAGGGACTAATGCCGACCCTGGAAGAATAACCACTATTTATGCTACTGATTCAAATGGTAATACTACACCTATAACTTCTGCTAATATTGATCAGTTTAGCTATTCTACTAATCCCTCTATACCACAACAAAATCAAGAATTAAATGTGGTTGTGCCGGGGCTTGAAGGGGGTTACTCAGTAGTTAAAGTTTACGATTCATCTACTTTTTCATCACCAGGTACTTCGCTAGTCGGTGATTTGTCATTAAGTGTATATGATCCAAATTCTTTTCGCATTTATAACAACTTTGGTATTGCAAAAGTAACCTCTGTTGGAGGTACCGCTAATATCAATATTGGTGCTGATACAGAGAGCTCAACCCCTATTGCTGCAGCGGCAAACACGATTGATCTATTAGCAAAAAACTCTACTTTGGCAAGAGCAGAAGGTACTGGCTCAGCCAAAAGTAATGTTAATTGGATTTCAGATAATTATATTAACTTTGCTCCTGCTGTAGTATTACCAACAGAAGAAAAATCTCAACAAGCAGTAAGTTCTCACTACAGTGATAGTATTACGTTACCAAACTATATAAAGGTAGGGAATTTTGTTATACGTAATCCTTTACAGCCTACTATTACCTTTACTATCAATTCCGCACAAGATATCTCTAAAGTTAATGACTTTCTATTAGGTCAAGGAGATTATAGTGGTAGAACAGGCCAAGTTCAGTTGTGGTTAACAGGTAAAGTTACTTTGCCTGATTATAATTCTGCAGTGATAGATTCAACAGCAATTGCACAAGGCGTTTATGACAGTATTATTCAGGGGTTGTTAGCAACAGAAGAGCAAAATCGTGTAAATTTAACTTATTATGTTTGGGATGATAAAGGGGTACATATCAATAATGCTACATTGGCTACAGGGGATTTGAATGTTATTTATGCCACAGGTGCAAATGCTACTGGTACGGTAACCAGTCAAGGTAGTTTAGCTGTTAATGGTGCTTCAGCTGTTATGAGGGGAGATAGTGGCGCAACACTAACTAATGATGGCAATATAAATATTTGGCGTTCTAGTAGCTCTAGCCCAATGGCTATTGGTATGCAGGTTACTGATTCAACGGCTACTAATAATGGGGTAATCAATGCAGGACTCTTCCTTGAAAAAGATGGTTCTAACCAAAATGTTAATAATCAAGGTAGTATAGGTATTCTTGCCACAGGATCAAGTACAGTAAATAATAATGGTTATATTAACGTTGCTCTAACCGATGGCAATACAACTAATACCATCGGTATACAAGCGCAAGGTTCAACAGTTGCAAGTAATAGTGGCACTATTGCCGTGGTAGGTAATAGTAATAATGCTAATGGTAGTGCAACAGGGTATGGTGTCTCTGTTTTTGATGATGCTACTTTTACTAACCAAACCAGTGGTCAAATTTATGTAGGTAGTAAACCTATTACTAGCTCATCTGGCTACAATCCTGATGTGATGGTAGGTGGTACCAAACAGTCTGCAGGTATTTTTGCAACAGGCACTGGACAAGTTGTTAATAATGGTACCATTACATTAGGTGAGAATACACGTAATGCTGTAGGTATGTTAGTTGATGGTGCTACTGGTCAGGTTACTAATAATGGTACTATTAATGTACTTGGTAAATTAGTTAATGGTACAGCAGCTCCTAACTATGGTTTATCTGTAATTGATACAAACAATGTAACTAATAATGGCACTATTAATGTATCTGGTGATAATAATATTGCTATCAATGTACAGGCTCAAAATGCCGCAGCTACGGTAGAATCTACTAACACAGGTAAAATTGTCGTAGGTGCAGCAGGCGATGCAGGCGGTAGTGATAATAATCCTTATACTTATCGTAACTATGGGGTATTTGCTGAAGGGCTTGGTGGTAATTTAGCAACAGCTAATGTTAACTCCACGATTGAGTTACAATCAGCTGGTGCTATTGGTGTACATGCACGGGGTGATGCTACTATTAATGTGGGGCCTGATTCTACACTTACATTTAATAATATCAATCAAATAGGTTATTACGCCTATGGACAGAATTCACAAATTAATCTTTCTAATGCTACCTTAAATGATAATGGTCAGTTAGGTTCCATATTATTCTTAGTTGATCATGGTGCGACATTTGATGGTGACTCTGGTACTTCAGCAGGTGCTTATGATTTAACAGTTACAGGTACTGGGTCTATAGGTGTATTTGCAAATGGTTTTGATAATGGTGTAGATGGTTCTGGCGGAACCGCTGATGATGTTTTAACGACACTTAATACAGGTGATGCAACCATTACAGTGGCTGGTGATAAAGCGGTTGGTGTAAAAGTTACTGGCGGTGCTCAAGGTACTATTAATAATGGTGGTATTATTCTTGCTCATGATAATACCACAGGGGTGGTAGTTGATGGGCGTACTTATACCATAGATGGAAAAATTGGTACGGCAGATAACGCATTAGATACTAAAGTAGTTTCTAATGCTGAAACGATAACCACAGACTCACAAAGTGGTATTGTAGGTTATGATGTTTCTTATAAAGGGCAAGTTACACTTAATGGTAATGGCACTAATGGCATTAATTTAAGTGGTACAGATAATATTGGTTTATACCTACATAATGGTGGTATTGGTATTAATAATGCGCCTTTAAATGTATCAGGAACTGATAATATTGGTGTGTATATTAAAGACCAAGGTACTTTAACTAATACTGGTGATATTACTGTAAGTGGTGCAACGGGTAGTGGTAATGTTGGGGTAAAAGTTCAAGGTGCAGGCGCAATAGTTACTCAATTAGGTAATGTAACCGCTAATGGTGGTTTGGCCGCAGTACAGTTAATTGATAATGGTGCTAGTTTAACCATTGAAGGTACCAATAATCATATTGTTGCTTCTGGTGGTGCTGATGGTATTCGTATGGATGCGGGTGCTTCATCATTAACAGCTAGTAATACAGTGATTGATATTACTGATTCAGGCGCAGGTATTAACAATAATGCTGATACTTCCAATGTTGATCTTAATAATGTCACTATTAATGCGGATGATGGCCCTGCTATTCGTACTGCTGTAACATTTGCCGCGGAAGGTACGGGTAATGTTCTTAATGTTTCAGGTAGTGGTTCAGGTTTTGCCTTTATGCAAGCGGATGGTAGTGATACTACAGGTAATTTGACGATTGGTACAGGCTATACCATTAATGTAACAGGTAATGATGGTGTTGGTATTTTAGCTAAAACAGATGGTAATGTTGTATCTGGTGCTAATATTACAATGAGTTCAGGCAGTGGTGCTGCGATTGTTGCACAAAATGCTAATACAGTGACTAACAGTGGTAATATTCAGACAAGTAGTGATGTGCACAGTACTATCCTTGCTGATAATGCTTCTAACTTTACTAATAGTGGTACTATTAATTCAAGTAGTACGCTCAATCCAGAAGCTTTAATTAAAATTAATGGTTCAGCCGCTAATCGAACAATTCTTAATACAGGTACTATTACAGCTAATAGTCAAAATTCAACTGTTATTGATGCAACAGGTACTGCTAATAATACCGTTACTAATCAAGGTATATTACAAGCAGCAACAGATACAGCATCTGCCATTCTTACAGGTTCAGGTAATGACATTATTACCTTAGCAGGTACACTTACTCGTGGTGTAATTGATGCGGGTAGTGGTACAGATACTTTTATTTGGAATAATGGTGTTTTTGAGGGGCAAGTTGATTTCACTGGTGCAGACGGTAATGATACTGCTCAGATTGGTGATGTGGATATGGCTAAAACTCGCCATATTCTCACTGAAGGAGGAAGTAATAGTACTCTAACCTTAACCAATACGCATCTTTGGAATGGTAACACATCAGGTTCTGCGTTGATTGGTTCACTTGCCAACGATGATCTCTCTGTTGCAACTAATATTGGTACAGGCTGGAGTCAACTTAATGTTACGGGTAGTTCAGCAGATGTACGAGTAGTAAATAACCTTGAGTTATCAGGTGTACAAAAAATTAGTGTGGCAGATGGAGCTACCTTACGTACAGGTGATAATACAGTCAATGCTGATTTGGCTACTATTAATAACTATGATGTTGAAACAAGTGGTGCTTCTAGTAAAGTTATTTTTGATGGAGCTTCTGCAGATCAGACTTATTCAGGTATTATCAGTGGTAGCGGTGGGGTAGAGCGGGCTACAGGCGGTACAACAACATTATTAGCCGATAATACTTGGACGGGTGATACGCTTATTGATGCAGGTGGTACATTGCAACTGGGTAATGGTGGCAGTACAGGTGGTCTTTCTGAAGTTACTAATATTATTGATAATGGTCTTTTTGTTGTTAACCGTAATAACACTGTGCAGTTAAATGGTGCTATTACGGGCACAGGTGCTTTCCATCAAATTGGTACAGGTTTAACTCGTCTTAATGGTAATAATGCTTATCAAGGCGAGACACTAGTTAATCAAGGCACTTTAATTATCAATGGTGATCAGTCGGCAGCAACAGGCGCTACTACTGTAGCGAGTGGTGCAACTTTAGGTGGTAATGGAACCATTGGTGGTGATGTTACTTTTGCAGGAAATACTACGTTAACTCCAGGTGATGGTGGTGTTGGTACACTAACCATTAATGGCAATTTAGCACTTGCAGACACAACTAATGTTAAGTTTGAGTTAGGTCAGGCTTATACTCCTGGCGGCCCTCTAAATGACTTAGTTGATGTAAAAGGGGATTTAGTATTAGATGGTGAGCTTAATGTAACTGAATCTGCTGGCGGTGCATTCCTTCCAGGAGTTTATCGTTTATTTAATTATGGTGGTGCATTAACTGATAATGGTTTAGAAATTAGCTCTCTTCCACCTGGAAATTCAAGTATATACACAATACAAACAATACTAGCAAATCAAGTTAACTTGGTGTTAGGGTTTCCTGAAGACGGTCATAAGTTACAATATTGGGATGGTCCTGATGTTGCTGGACATCATGGCGCAACAGGTATTGAGGGTGATGGTGTTATTGATGGTGGTGATGGTATTTGGCAGTCTAATGCAGTAGGTGATACAAATAACTGGACTACATCCAATGGTGTAGGAAATGCTCCTTGGGCTCAAGGGGATTTTGCAGTATTTGGCGGTGAAAAAGGAACTGTAACGATTAGCGATGTCAATGGTCCAGTCATTAGCTCTGGTATGCAGTTTCTGACAGATGGATATGTTATAAATGGAGAAACTAATGCGACATATCCTGATGGTACAGTGCCTTTAGTAATTGATGCAACCACTGATGTAATTCCTTCCGTTAATTATGCAGCAGAAGGTGAAACAGTAGCTGATGCTTATTATGCAATCCGTGTAGGTGCAGGTGGAGCGGGGGCGGATGTTACAGCAACTATTAATGCAGATTTAGTAGAAAATACAAATTTTACAGATTCACTAAAACTATTAAAGTATGATCCCGGTCGTTTAGTCTTACGTGGTAATAATACTTATAGTGGTGGTACAGAAATTTATGGCGGTACTTTAAACGTTGCTAGTGATAATAACTTAGGTTTAGGTGGTACTTCTATACTGATTAATAATAATTCCACATTACAAATAGGTGCTGATTTTGATACAGATCGTGCTATTTTCCTAAGCGAGACTGGCGGTGGGAAATTTGACTTGTATGGCAATACATTTACACCATCGGGTTTGATTGGTGGTGAGGGTCAATTAACTGTAATGGACTCTACAACTGATGGTGCTGATAGTACCTTAGAGTTAAATCGACAAAATACCTATCAAGGAAGTACCACAGTAACGGGTAAAGATGGTAATGGTAATGTGGTTGTTAACGCTAATACCACAGGTGTATTTGGCCTTGCTAGCAGTGATATAACTATTAATCATCAAGGAACTATTAACTTTAATAATGATGCAGCAGCGGAGAGTCATAATTTTAGTCTTGATGATGGTCTTTTAAACTTTAACAATACAGCATCAGCTGCTGATAGTGTTACTGATGCAAAAAATGGTTCTATTATCAATTTCGCTGATACGGCTAATGGTGGCAATGGTCTTTTTACTTTAGCTACTAACACCACAATGAACTTTAAAGATCAAACCAATGCAGGTAATGCACAAATTGATAATACTGGTTTAGTAACATTTGCTGATGATGCACAAGCTGAAAATGGTGTTATTACCAATAATGCAGGTGGTATTGTTAATATAGCGGGTGCTAATAATACCACTACCATTGGTTCTCTGTCTGGTGCAGGTAATGTAGAACTAGGTGCTACAACCTTACGAGAAGGAACACTTAATCGAGATGATACTATTAGCGGTATTATCAGTGGTAATGGTGGTAGTTTAGAAAAAGTAGGTACTGGTACCCTTACGTTAACAGGTGATAATACTTGGACTGGCACTACTTCTGTAGAACAAGGTGTATTATTAGTTAATGGTAATCAGCAAACCGCTACAGGAGATATCTCTGTTGCAGCCAATAGCTCATTAGGTGGTAATGGCACTATGGGCGGTAAAGTCACTGTAGCTGATGATGGCCACATAGCAGCAGGTGCCGATTTAAACAGTGTAGGTACCTTTACTGTCGGTGGTTTAGAACTTAGTCAAAATTCTCAAGTTGATTTCCAGTTTGGTCAACCCTATGCTGTTGGTGGAAGTCTTAATGACTTGATTAATGTTAATGGCGATTTGGTTCTTGATGGTAAGTTGAACATTACTCAAACACCAAGTGGTAGTTTTGATGTGGGTGTATATCGTGTATTTAACTACACAGGTAATTTAACAAACAATATTATGGAATTTGGTGATGTGCCAGGTGCTGCTGATGACCTTTATATTCAAACTTCAATTGCTAATCAAGTAAACTTAATTAATAAAGCTGGTCTAGAGTTAAGATTCTGGGATGGTACTGGCGGCTCTGGCGGTGTATTAAAAAATAATAGTGTAATTGATGGTGGTGATGGCGTTTGGCAAAACAATCTAGGTAATGATAACTGGACAACGGATGAGACCAATCCAGAAGGTGCGATCAATGCATCTTTTAGTAATGGATCATTTGCCGTATTTGGTGGTGAGAAGGGTAATGTTACTGTTGATAATAGCCTAGGTAAAATTTTGATTAGTGGTATGCAATTTACTACAGATGGTTATGTAATAAATGATGGAACAATTACTGCTAATGCCACAGATACTATAATTCGGGTTGGTGATGGAACGACACAAGGTGCTGATTATACTGCAACTGTTAACTCTGTTATTGATGGTACTGGTAGTGTCGTGAAAACAGACGCAGGTACATTAATTCTTACTGGTACAAATCTATATAGTGGTGGTACACAGGTACGTGGTGGTATCTTAGAGGTTTCACGTGATGAAAACCTAGGCCAGTCTGGAACAGGTATTACTCTAAATGGTGGTACATTACGCTATGGTGATGCTTTTGATACTAGCCGTACAGTAAGTGTTGTTGATAATGGAGGAGCTATTGATACGAATGGTAAAAATGTTTCCTTATTAAGCTCCGTAGTAGGTGATGGTCAATTAATTAAAACAGGTGACGGTACTTTAACATTAACCCAAAACAGTCAATACACAGGTGGTACTACCATTGCCAAAGGTAACTTACAATTAGGTACAGGTGGCACAACGGGCAGTATTATTGGTGATGTGGTCAACTATGGTGTGTTACAAGTAAATCGTTCAAATACGTTAGAGTTGAATGGTAATATTTCAGGTACAGGTCAATTATGGCAACAAGGTACTGGTACTACCGTGCTTAGTGGTAATAATAATTATTCAGGCATTACGTTAGTAGAGAATGGTACGTTATTAGCAAAAGGTGCTAATAAATTGAGTGCAGCATCCGCACATGCAGTTAGTCAGGGTGCGTTACTAGATACAGGCGGTGATAATCAGGTAGTTGCTGGTTTAGTTAACCAAGGTACCATTAATTTGCGCGGTGGTGATATTGGATCTGCATTAACTGTTAAGGGCAATTATGTGGGATTAGGTGGTGTAATACAACTTGCTGCCCAACAATATAGTACAGGTATCGCTGATAAGTTGGTTATTGATGGTGGTACAGCATCAGGAAACACTTTACTAAAAGTGGATGCCAGTCGCTTAGGTGCGTCAACTACAGGTGATGGTATTGTGGTAGTGGAGGCACTTAATGGTGCTACAACTACAGCTCAAACTACAAAAGATGCGTTCACTTTAGGTGCTCCTACTATTCAAGCAGGTGCTTATCAATACAGCTTACATGCTGCTGATGCTTCAGGTTTAGGTGAAAATTGGTATCTACGTGCTTCTTTCCGTCCAGAAGTATCTATTTTTAACAGTATAGGTACTACCGTACGTCAAGGCGATCTTGCTGTATTAGGAAACTTACATTTACGGGTGGGTGATGAATTAACCTCTAGTGACGACACTTATGTATCAAAAGATGAAGAAAATAACAGACGTTTTTGGATTCGTTATATACATCAATCAAACCGTCAACGTCTAAGTGATTCTTTAGGTACAGAAGCTAACTCTAATATGAACGGTATGCAAGTAGGTTTTGATCTTTATAGCAATCGCAATTGGAATGCTGGTCTCTACACTACCATAATGGATACTGATACCAGTATTAGTACTAGAAGTGCAGGATCGTTAGGTGATAACTCTGCTTTATCAACCTATGTGGGTGGCTATGCAACATGGACAGATGATAATGGATTCTATGTTGATAATGTATTGCAATATGGACATCATCGTATTGATCTAAAGCCTAAACAAGGTAGTGAGAAATACCATCCAAATGCTAACAGCTATGTTGCATCTGTTGAAATAGGAAAACCATTCTATTTTGGTGATACTAGTTGGGCAGTTGAACCACAAGCGCAATTAGTTTACCAACACAGTGACTTTAAAGATGTTAACTTAAAAGGTTATGCAACCACACGTGTTAAAATTGATACTGATGATTCTGTCATGGGGCGTTTAGGTCTTCGGTTAACAAAAGATATGAATACTGATTATGGTAAAATAAAACCTTATGCTCGTGTTAACCTATGGCAGCAATTATCAAATGGTAAAGATACTGTATCGTTTGAAAATTTAGCTAGTACAGATGGTAAAACAATCATGAAAACTGAACAACGCTATAGCACTACTGAACTAGCTGTAGGTGCAACTTGGGGTATTACTAACAATGTTCAGGTTTATACTGAAATGGGTAGAAGCTTCCAAAATAGTGGTCATAAAACAAAAATTGAAAATGATTTTAATGGTTCTGTTGGGCTTAAAATTCGTTTCTAA
- a CDS encoding DUF2478 domain-containing protein — protein sequence MKNENINVATIIHTGAGEYDWLIREFVNELKTAGWNVQGLLTKHSRNPMVIYNLNDNQEFTISQQLGKESLSCSLDLGELAAAAFVLRKALADKADLVIINRFGTAEAEGKGFIAEMLALMSNDIPILTLTNKKYLTQWKEFTGGLAVELKPNKQALHHWFKILKNNS from the coding sequence ATGAAAAATGAAAATATTAATGTAGCAACTATTATTCATACTGGTGCTGGAGAATATGATTGGTTAATAAGGGAATTTGTTAATGAGTTGAAAACAGCAGGCTGGAACGTGCAAGGGCTTTTAACCAAACATAGTAGAAACCCAATGGTTATTTATAATTTAAATGATAACCAAGAGTTTACTATTTCTCAACAATTAGGTAAGGAATCACTGTCCTGTTCTTTAGATTTAGGTGAGTTAGCTGCTGCAGCTTTTGTACTACGTAAGGCATTAGCAGATAAAGCTGATTTAGTGATTATTAATAGATTTGGTACAGCAGAGGCAGAAGGTAAAGGTTTTATCGCAGAAATGCTTGCTTTAATGAGTAATGATATTCCAATACTAACATTAACAAATAAAAAATATTTAACTCAATGGAAGGAGTTTACAGGTGGGTTAGCTGTTGAGTTAAAACCCAATAAGCAAGCACTCCATCATTGGTTTAAAATATTAAAAAATAATTCATAA